In Candidatus Stygibacter australis, a genomic segment contains:
- a CDS encoding oligosaccharide flippase family protein has translation MLNFNLRPGSLKPAFASVLAGNLVAAGLSFLINVLLSRFLSVSDFGRINLIFSLVVTFFTIADFGFSNTTIIFYNRYKDKYQENPLYYLNTIYLRYWISVIIISTVLIHFFIRGYFNLSGTESFLILFVFVPF, from the coding sequence ATGCTGAATTTTAATCTGCGTCCAGGTTCTTTGAAACCTGCCTTTGCCTCTGTGCTTGCCGGCAATCTGGTAGCTGCTGGTTTAAGTTTCCTGATCAATGTGTTATTATCACGATTTCTTTCAGTTTCAGATTTCGGAAGGATCAATCTTATCTTCTCTCTGGTAGTAACCTTTTTTACGATCGCAGATTTTGGTTTCAGTAATACTACTATTATTTTTTATAATCGATATAAAGATAAATATCAGGAAAATCCACTTTACTATTTGAACACTATATATCTCCGTTACTGGATTTCCGTTATCATTATCAGTACAGTGCTTATACATTTCTTTATTCGTGGTTATTTTAATCTAAGCGGAACTGAGAGTTTTCTCATACTCTTTGTATTTGTTCCTTTTAT
- a CDS encoding Wzz/FepE/Etk N-terminal domain-containing protein codes for MQEKEVNILKLWELIWSSRKLIIIICLITAVFTAGISLILPKWYKASATILPPGSNSGAFGAISSSLSSLGFGGLLGGSENSTNRLLAIAKSRRMRQMINDKYDFTTRYKAKFNDDALKELGKKAVVATGREDEIIITFYDKDQEVVADVVQFIVDQLDKLEIRFSQNQALENRDFIALRVNEVMDSLDVMQNRIQTFMEDHDIISIPEQVAAEIEQAAKMKAEIASMEIELKTSRNMYNEDNLIIKQLEDKLKLTKETYDEFFYAQESKLFLDLDEVPGYQLSYLRMERETEYLVTLLEFLGPQYENSKIEAANNVSRIQVLDEPRRPDRRYRPRRAFLVVLATFVAFCISLFIIYLKNAVKEAKLEEQKQI; via the coding sequence ATGCAGGAAAAAGAAGTAAATATCCTAAAACTCTGGGAATTAATCTGGAGTAGCCGTAAATTAATAATAATCATCTGTCTAATTACGGCAGTATTTACTGCCGGGATAAGCCTTATCCTTCCCAAATGGTATAAAGCCAGTGCTACAATACTACCTCCTGGTTCAAATTCTGGAGCATTTGGAGCTATCAGCAGCAGTCTGAGTTCATTGGGTTTTGGAGGTCTTCTGGGTGGGTCGGAAAACAGTACAAACCGCCTGCTGGCAATAGCAAAAAGCCGCAGAATGCGCCAGATGATCAATGATAAATATGATTTCACAACACGCTATAAAGCCAAGTTCAATGATGATGCCTTAAAGGAATTAGGCAAGAAAGCTGTTGTAGCCACAGGTAGAGAAGACGAAATAATTATAACATTTTATGATAAAGATCAAGAAGTAGTAGCTGATGTAGTTCAATTCATCGTCGATCAACTGGATAAACTGGAGATACGTTTTTCTCAGAATCAGGCTTTGGAAAATCGTGATTTTATTGCCTTAAGGGTAAATGAAGTAATGGATTCATTAGATGTTATGCAAAATAGAATTCAAACCTTTATGGAAGATCATGACATTATTTCCATACCGGAACAAGTGGCAGCAGAGATTGAGCAGGCAGCAAAGATGAAAGCAGAAATTGCTTCTATGGAAATTGAATTAAAAACATCTCGAAATATGTATAATGAAGACAATCTGATCATAAAGCAACTGGAAGATAAACTAAAATTGACCAAAGAGACATACGATGAGTTCTTTTATGCTCAGGAAAGTAAGCTGTTCCTTGATCTAGATGAAGTTCCTGGATATCAATTGAGTTATTTGCGCATGGAAAGGGAAACGGAATACCTGGTAACCCTTCTGGAATTTCTGGGACCGCAATATGAAAATTCAAAAATAGAAGCTGCTAATAATGTTTCCCGCATCCAGGTTCTGGATGAGCCCAGGCGTCCTGATAGAAGATATAGACCACGCAGGGCTTTCCTGGTTGTATTGGCAACATTTGTGGCTTTCTGTATTAGTCTGTTTATTATATATTTAAAGAATGCCGTAAAAGAAGCGAAACTGGAAGAGCAAAAACAGATATAA